The Vicia villosa cultivar HV-30 ecotype Madison, WI linkage group LG1, Vvil1.0, whole genome shotgun sequence genome includes a region encoding these proteins:
- the LOC131652428 gene encoding uncharacterized protein LOC131652428 — protein sequence MASVVPTEMSANSPRRTAQFARNAQGGANTEMKIGILQLVYANPFTGMDHEDPFAHLTKFYEIAEKFLERYLPQSRFMEAKTAIAVFNQGSNESLNEAWERFKSMLRKCKGHGFDALTQIHIFRNGLQLVHKTLLDATAGGSLMLKSAEDAIMIIDRMALNDLQTEHDRSPSHRKPGVLKLNTNDAILAQNKILSQQFELLTKQMSKLPQQMKEIHGMQMTSHVASCELCQGYQRQPPPHNNPYQRNNQGFQPSRFSNQHYQRQSPYQNSNPQGQGQQSQGGSSKLEDTLTQFMQASMANQRSNEASIKNLENQVGQLAKQFSEQQPGASFSANTQTNPKEHCKAIVTRSVKEVNSGVNEEVIVEDEEEIIVEDEEEEVTVENEGEKSEEKIEEELVEKERKEKEEREKNDKKVKRNKKRNENMLTKKKKYTDEETVVLDAHCSATIQKTPPRKEADSGRVILPITIGGNYISNGLVDLGSSINLIPLSVVKRLGNIEMKHTRITLQLADKSIISPYGVVQDMLVKVDKFLFLVDFVVVDMEEDRDVPLILGRPFMKTTRMMIDIDDGIMKVRVQDKEVIFTLFESMKPPKDEHDNFRIDDEKGEIIEVENQFHKDKDKANHEGKTHHKNFKVGQMVLVCNSRLKVFSRKLKSKWSGPFVVKEVRNYGSIMVEDPKTQESWTVKERRLKVHHDG from the exons ATGGCGAGTGTTGTTCCAACCGAAATGTCCGCCAATAGTCCAAGACGCACCGCCCAATTTGCACGCAATGCTCAAGGTGGAGCAAATACGGAGATGAAGATCGGAATCCTCCAACTTGTTTATGCAAATCCATTCACCGGAATGGATCATGAGGATCCTTTCGCACATCTCACCAAATTTTACGAGATTGCGG aaaaatttttaGAAAGATATTTGCCTCAATCCCGATTCATGGAAGCCAAAACGGCAATCGCGGTGTTCAACCAAGGAAGCAACGAATCTCTTAATGAAGCGTGGGAAAGATTCAAATCCATGCTTAGAAAATGCAAGGGTCATGGTTTTGATGCTCtcacacaaattcacatcttccgcAATGGGCTTCAACTGGtgcacaagacacttttggatgctaccgcgggtggatcTTTAATGTTAAAAAGCGCGGAGGATGCAATAATGATAATTGATCGTATGGCACTCAATGATCTCCAAACTGAACATGATAGGAGTCCATCACACAGAAAGCCGGGTGTTCTTAAATTAAACACCAATGATGccatccttgctcaaaacaagATTCTCTCTCAACAATTTGAGTTACTCACCAAGCAAATGTCGAAGCTCCCACAACAAATGAAGGAAATTCATGGGATGCAAATGACGTCTCACGTAGCAAGTTGTGAACTTTGTCAAG gctatcaaaggcaacctccacctCACAACAATCCTTACCAAAGAAACAACCAAGGATTCCAACCTTCACGATTCAGTAATCAACACTATCAACGTCAAAGTCCTTATCAAAATTCAAACCCACAAGGCCAAGGTCAACAATCTCAAGGTGGAAGCTCAAAGTTGGAAGACACTCTTacacaattcatgcaagcatccatGGCTAATCAAAGGAGTAATGAAGCGTCCATAAAGAATTTAGAAAATCAAGTGGGTCAACTTGCAAAGCAATTTTCCGAGCAACAACCAGGAGCATCCTTTTCCGCCAACACCCAAACCAATccaaaggagcattgcaaagccatTGTTACAAGAAGTGTGAAGGAGGTGAATAGTGGCGTAAATGAAGAGGTTATAGTGGAAGATGAGGAGGAAATAatagttgaagatgaagaggaggaAGTGACAGTTGAAAATGAGGGAGAAAAGAGTGAGGAGAAGATAGAGGAAGAATTAGTTGAAAAAGagcggaaagaaaaagaagaaagagagaaaaatgacaaaaaagtgaAGAGGAATAAAAAGAGAAATGAGAAT atgctcacaaagaaaaagaagtacaCGGATGAAGAGACAGTTGTGCTTGATGCTCATTGTAGTGCAACTATTCAAAAAACTCCCCCAAGAAAGGAAGCCGACTCGGGACGAGTCATTTTACCGATCACCATTGGAGGTAACTACATTAGTAATGGTTTGGTTGATTTGGGGTCTAGCATCAATTTAATACCTTTATCCGTTGTCAAGAGATTGGGGAACATTGAGATGAAACACACCAGGATAACTTTACAACTAGCCGATAAGTCTATCATTTCACCATATGGAGTTGTACAAGACATGCTGGTAAAGGTGGACAAATTTTTGTTCCTGGTTGATTTTGTGGTAGTGGACATGGAGGAGGATCGTGATGTGCCATTAatacttggaagaccattcatgaagaccactcgaatgatgattgatatcgATGATGGGATTATGAAAGTGAGGGTGCAAGATAAAGAGGTAATTTTTACTCTTTTTGAGTCTATGAAGCCTCCTAAGGATGAACATGACAACTTCCGAATCGATGATGAAAAAGGAGAAATCATTGAGGTGGAGAATCAATTTCACAAGGACAAGGACAAGGCAAATCATGAGGGAAAGACTCATCACAAAAACTTTAAAGTTGGACAAATGGTGCTTGTGTGCAATTCAAGACTCAAGGTGTTTTCTAGAAAGTTAAAGTCAAAGTGGTCGGGGCCATTTGTTGTGAAAGAGGTGCGAAATTATGGATCCATTATGGTGGAGGACCCTAAAACACAAGAAAGCTGGACTGTAAAGGAACGAAGACTCAAAGTCCACCACGATGGATAA
- the LOC131643953 gene encoding uncharacterized protein LOC131643953 has protein sequence MGRAALITTAVVFLAVGVIFSPETFGSKSTALSTYLKLAHLLGFSIAFGAALWVTFIGGIIMFKNLPRHQFGNLQSKMFPAYFSMVGVCISVAVASFGYLHPWKSSSTSEKYQLGFLLSALAFNLTNLFVFTPMTIEMMKQRHKVERENKIGDEVGWSKNVEVAKKNPKLAAMNKKFGMIHGLSSLANILSFGSLAIHSWYLAGKLDL, from the exons ATGGGTAGAGCCGCCCTCATAACAACGGCGGTAGTCTTCTTAGCCGTCGGAGTAATTTTCTCTCCAGAAACATTCGGATCGAAATCAACCGCTCTTTCCACTTACCTCAAACTAGCTCACCTCCTCGGTTTCTCCATCGCTTTCGGCGCTGCTCTATGGGTAACCTTCATCGGCGGGATCATCATGTTCAA GAATTTGCCTAGGCATCAATTTGGTAATCTTCAGAGCAAGATGTTTCCGGCTTATTTCTCGATGGTTGGTGTTTGTATCTCCGTCGCAGTGGCTTCCTTTGGATACCTTCACCCATGGAAAAGTTCATCTACTAGTGAGAAATATCAACTTGGATTCTTGCTTTCAGCTCTTGCTTTCAATCTTACTAATTTGTTCGTCTTTACACCAATGACAATTGAG ATGATGAAACAAAGGCATAAAGTGGAGAGAGAGAATAAGATTGGAGATGAAGTTGGGTGGTCAAAAAATGTTGAAGTTGCAAAGAAAAACCCAAAGCTTGCAGCGATGAATAAGAAGTTTGGTATGATTCACGGATTATCTTCCCTTGCCAATATCTTGTCATTCGGAAGCCTTGCAATACACTCTTGGTACTTGGCTGGTAAACTTGATCTCTGA
- the LOC131643954 gene encoding BRCT domain-containing protein At4g02110-like, producing MLENSHSPRVFRGVHFSLFGFDPLTESKIRFKLVNGGGIDAGRNSGNCTHVIVDNLVYDDPVCAAARDNGKTLVTSLWVEHSADIGMPVDVTSVMYRPLKDLNGIPGAKDLFVCLTGYLRQDREDIMTMVGLMGARFSKPLVANKVTHLVCYKFEGEKYELAKRMGTIKLVNHRWLEDCLKDWVLLPEDKYNKSGFELEIVVEEAKDSEDEAEDSKLGQLGGRNTSKSPPGSKFGTTVTPGLSKTLREEASNAIPDSTGPQVLPNVNIGEDPLTTTRNKNNSDQDADLNNIGDLKAHGFQDLGITGNTSSSAQQPNLQGGTLETKKLSHTRSTSTNADGLAHSDEKLGSASYSRKNQKGFTFSKVSEEYEGIEGNNLETPSTKVEKTRDRIKSACVEGSGKESSVIQEVNGNNLLPQKRTNEAAASSKLKSRKVAGNAKLSIERTPLKNGKSRGLKVPSVVDEPPTSDGFLSVDKDGTNNSNTCLIAKSAASASNSVAINKPISGNAEPAQCNNACLNSAQKAVQSLSKSKTGEPDIKGFEMGQGDNKAEEHNITTNLVFSSPGKKSKNEGFASLDDWDLSNEESDKLVRKSPHKKSSVKRTLGSRPRKGVTAKLKSSVCLNKTMQQDEGVSSSSGSKEIETSGAGQASPPVLDVNKLTEQKAVSEYAEDAGGRTDILDDETEAPDDKCESEMGMAPDEELVHLSKKHDTSTEEKLEAVEPEKKSEEAMPPKKFTNETEKQKPPSLLDPSSKLKVKHQAMKRPASKTKKPTAAKKIAKTVEPVSGEMIPNETRDGAEIKILPHLEEKFEAAEPDKKCEEAASPKKFTNETEKQKSPSLLDSTSKLKVKHQAIKRPTSKTKKLTAAKKIADTVEVASTEMIPNEIRDEAEMKILKEMSVSSDIKRPPSKTKKPTAAKKIAETVEVASAEMIPNETRDEAEMKILKEMSVPSDMKRPASKTKKTTAAKKIAKSVKAVSGDMIPNETKDEAKINIMKEMSVPSDISENSNAPRNKPENFVEEEKENRPNVGEHDLLKERSVVKRTIKSSVKPTSIKSKKMKHSPSISEFNARVKTEDSRFILCGHRLQRKEFQQVIKRLKGRLCRDSHQWSYQATHFIAPEPIRRTEKFFAATASGRWVLKTDFLTASSQAGKFMPEEPYEWHNNGLTGDGAINMEAPRKWRLVKERTGHGAFYGMRIVVYGACFVPPLDTLKRAVKAGDGTILATSPPYTRFLDSGVDYAIVSPGIPQVDLWVQEFLKHEIPCVVADYLVEYVCKPGSPLERHVRYDTEAWADRSLAKLHNKAEEIIEEVIPPKDCNDDDDDDVACQVCGSRERGDVMLICGDESGSVGCGMGTHIDCCNPPLTAVPEEDWFCPECSSTQKYSKNPKKKKKGALSSSKTK from the exons ATGCTCGAAAACAGTCACTCACCGCGAGTCTTTCGCGGTGTTCATTTCTCCCTCTTTGGTTTCGACCCTCTCACTGAAAGCAAG ATACGGTTCAAACTTGTGAATGGCGGTGGAATTGATGCGGGAAGGAACAGTGGGAATTGTACTCATGTTATTGTTGATAACCTTGTTTAT GATGATCCCGTGTGTGCTGCTGCAAGAGATAATGGAAAGACGCTGGTTACATCGTTGTGGGTTGAGCACAGTGCCGATATTGGAATGCCCGTTGATGTTACCTCG GTTATGTACAGACCGCTTAAAGACTTGAATGGAATTCCTGGTGCAAAAGATTTGTTTGTCTGCTTGACTGGTTATCTACGCCAGGATCGGGAAGACATCATG ACTATGGTTGGCTTGATGGGTGCACGGTTTTCTAAGCCGTTGGTGGCAAACAAGGTTACTCATCTTGTATGCTACAAATTTGAAG GGGAAAAGTATGAGCTTGCAAAGAGAATGGGCACAATAAAGCTAGTTAATCATCGTTGGCTGGAAGATTG CTTGAAGGATTGGGTGCTTCTTCCTGAAGACAAATATAACAAGAG TGGTTTTGAATTGGAGATAGTGGTGGAAGAGGCTAAGGATTCTGAGGATGAGGCTGAAGATTCCAAGCTGGGGCAATTAGGGGGAAGGAATACAAGCAAAAGCCCCCCTGGTTCAAAATTTGGTACAACTGTGACTCCTGGATTGTCCAAAACTTTAAGAGAGGAGGCATCAAATGCTATCCCAGATTCTACTGGTCCACAGGTCTTACCAAACGTCAATATTGGTGAAGATCCTTTAACTACTACAAGAAATAAGAATAATTCTGATCAAGATGCAGACTTGAATAATATTGGTGACCTTAAG GCACATGGCTTCCAGGATCTAGGCATCACTGGAAACACAAGTTCATCTGCCCAGCAACCTAATCTGCAAGGTGGCACTTTGGAGACCAAGAAATTAAGTCACACAAGATCAACTTCTACAAATGCTGATGGACTTGCACATTCAGATGAAAAGCTTGGATCTGCGAGTTATTCTAGGAAGAATCAAAAGGGGTTTACCTTTTCAAAGGTATCAGAAGAATATGAAGGTATAGAAGGCAACAACCTTGAAACCCCTTCCACCAAGGTAGAAAAGACACGTGATAGAATCAAGTCTGCTTGTGTTGAAGGTTCTGGGAAAGAATCTTCTGTTATTCAAGAGGTTAATGGAAATAATTTATTGCCTCAAAAGAGAACAAATGAAGCTGCTGCTTCTTCCAAATTAAAATCAAGAAAGGTTGCTGGTAATGCAAAATTGTCTATTGAAAGGACACCGCTAAAAAATGGTAAATCTCGAGGATTAAAAGTCCCTTCTGTGGTTGATGAACCGCCTACGTCTGATGGCTTTCTCTCTGTTGACAAAGATGGTACAAATAACTCAAACACTTGCTTGATTGCTAAATCTGCAGCTTCTGCCTCCAACTCAGTGGCAATTAATAAGCCTATCTCAGGAAATGCAGAGCCGGCTCAATGTAATAATGCATGTCTGAATTCAGCCCAAAAGGCTGTTCAGAGCTTAAGTAAGTCTAAAACTGGTGAGCCTGATATAAAGGGTTTTGAAATGGGACAAGGTGATAACAAAGCAGAGGAACATAATATCACTACAAATCTTGTTTTTTCATCACCAGGAAAGAAGTCAAAGAATGAAGGGTTTGCTAGTCTTGATGATTGGGATTTAAGCAATGAAGAAAGCGATAAGCTGGTTAGAAAGTCACCCCACAAGAAATCATCTGTCAAGAGAACTCTCGGTTCTAGACCCAGAAAAGGTGTTACTGCTAAACTGAAGAGTTCAGTTTGCTTGAATAAAACTATGCAGCAAGATGAAGGCGTAAGTTCTAGCAGTGGAAGCAAAGAAATAGAAACTTCTGGTGCTGGTCAAGCATCACCCCCAGTCCTTGATGTAAACAAATTGACGGAGCAAAAAGCGGTTAGTGAATATGCAGAAGATGCTGGTGGCAGAACTGATATTTTGGATGACGAAACAGAGGCTCCAGATGACAAATGTGAATCTGAGATGGGAATGGCTCCTGATGAAGAATTGGTTCATCTTTCAAAAAAACATGACACCTCAACAGAAGAGAAGTTAGAAGCAGTTGAACctgaaaaaaaaagtgaagaaGCAATGCCTCCTAAAAAATTCACAAATGAAACTGAAAAACAGAAACCACCTTCACTGTTAGACCCTTCCTCAAAGTTAAAAGTAAAGCATCAAGCGATGAAGCGTCCTGCTAGTAAAACCAAGAAGCCCACAGCTGCAAAGAAAATAGCGAAAACTGTAGAGCCAGTATCTGGGGAGATGATTCCTAATGAGACAAGGGATGGGGCAGAGATAAAAATCCTGCCTCATCTTGAAGAGAAGTTTGAAGCAGCTGAACCTGATAAAAAATGTGAAGAAGCCGCGTCTCCTAAAAAATTCACAAATGAAACTGAAAAACAAAAATCACCTTCACTGTTAGACTCAACCTCCAAGTTAAAAGTAAAGCATCAAGCAATAAAGCGTCCTACTAGTAAAACCAAGAAGCTCACAGCTGCAAAGAAAATAGCGGACACTGTTGAGGTAGCATCTACAGAGATGATTCCTAATGAAATAAGGGATGAGGCAGAGATGAAAATCCTGAAAGAAATgtctgtatcttctgatataaAACGCCCTCCTAGTAAAACCAAAAAGCCCACAGCTgcaaagaaaatagcggaaactgTTGAGGTAGCATCTGCGGAGATGATTCCTAATGAGACAAGGGATGAGGCAGAGATGAAAATCCTGAAAGAAATGTCTGTACCTTCTGATATGAAACGCCCTGCTAGTAAAACCAAGAAGACCACAGCTGCCAAGAAAATAGCGAAATCTGTAAAGGCAGTATCTGGGGACATGATTCCTAATGAGACAAAGGATGaggcaaaaataaatatcatGAAAGAAATGTCTGTACCTTCTGATATAAGTGAGAACTCAAATGCACCAAGAAATAAACCAGAGAATTTTGTTGAAGAGGAGAAGGAGAATAGACCAAATGTCGGAGAACATGATTTACTGAAGGAAAGAAGTGTTGTAAAGCGAACTATTAAATCTAGTGTTAAGCCGACGAGTATAAAGTCTAAGAAAATGAAGCACAGTCCATCTATATCAGAATTTAATGCAAGAGTAAAAACTGAAGACTCACGTTTCATATTATGTGGCCATCGCCTACAAAGAAAGGAATTTCAGCAAGTAATCAAGCGTTTGAAAGGAAGGCTTTGCCGTGATTCTCATCAGTGGTCATATCAGGCAACGCACTTCATTGCCCCAGAACCTATAAGGAGGACAGAGAAATTTTTTGCTGCTACTGCATCAGGAAG GTGGGTTCTTAAAACGGATTTCTTAACTGCCAGTAGCCAGGCAGGAAAATTCATGCCAGAGGAGCCTTATGAGTGGCACAACAATGGACTCACTGGTGATGGTGCCATCAATATGGAGGCTCCAAGAAAGTGGCGGCTGGTGAAAGAAAGAACAGGACATGGTGCCTTCTATGGGATGCGCATAGTTGTTTATGGCGCTTGTTTTGTTCCACCTTTG GATACTCTGAAGCGTGCAGTCAAAGCTGGAGATGGAACAATATTGGCAACATCTCCTCCTTATACTCGCTTCCTTGATAGTGGGGTCGACTATGCCATTGTTAGCCCTGGCATTCCACAGGTTGATTTGTGGGTCCAAGAGTTCTTAAAACATGAAATACCTTGTGTTGTAGCAGACTACTTGGTTGAGTATGTCTGCAAGCCTGGATCCCCCCTTGAGAGACATGTACGGTATGACACTGAAGCCTGGGCGGATAGGTCACTTGCAAAACTTCATAATAAGGCAGAAGAGATAATTGAAGAGGTCATTCCTCCTAAGGATtgcaatgatgatgatgatgatgatgtagcTTGCCAAGTATGTGGCTCCAGGGAAAGAGGAGATGTCATGCTGATTTgtggtgatgaaagtggatctgTTGGATGTGGAATGGGTACCCATATTGATTGCTGCAATCCTCCGCTCACAGCTGTTCCTGAGGAAGATTGGTTTTGCCCAGAATGCAGTAGTACCCAAAAATACTCAAAAAAccccaagaaaaagaaaaagggtgCATTGTCTTCATCAAAGACCAAGTGA